A genomic region of Ignavibacteria bacterium contains the following coding sequences:
- a CDS encoding prephenate dehydrogenase/arogenate dehydrogenase family protein, which translates to MKASLFGFGRFGKLFYKFFKDDFEFSIYDKNISETELRKLTRLKTIRPYNLSESDIVFLAVPISSIQEISKEIKHSINRNTLIVEMCSVKIYPQKILRRYFPQNKIVGIHPLFGPDSVKNSLNGHQIIIVDNSIKSEKLSYLINILTNKGLKLIQMTSNEHDKLMAYTLCLTQFIGRALGNIKLPDKSIGTKGYFDLLDIVKRTNNDTFQLFIDMNKFNPHSEKMRKEVIQEFSKIDRIISNRFKN; encoded by the coding sequence ATGAAAGCATCTCTTTTTGGTTTCGGTAGATTTGGAAAATTGTTCTACAAATTTTTTAAAGATGATTTCGAATTTTCCATATACGATAAAAATATTAGCGAAACTGAGCTGAGAAAATTAACTAGATTAAAAACAATTCGTCCATATAATTTAAGTGAAAGCGATATCGTATTTTTAGCTGTTCCAATTTCATCTATTCAAGAAATTTCAAAAGAAATTAAACATTCCATTAATCGAAATACTTTAATTGTTGAAATGTGCTCAGTTAAAATTTATCCACAAAAAATTTTAAGAAGATATTTTCCCCAAAATAAAATAGTTGGAATTCATCCGTTGTTTGGACCTGATTCAGTTAAAAATTCATTGAATGGTCATCAGATTATTATTGTTGATAACTCAATCAAATCTGAAAAATTGTCCTATCTAATCAATATACTCACAAACAAAGGTCTTAAATTAATTCAAATGACCTCAAACGAACATGATAAATTAATGGCTTATACTCTTTGCTTAACACAATTTATTGGAAGGGCTCTCGGAAACATAAAATTACCGGATAAATCAATCGGAACAAAGGGTTATTTCGATTTACTTGATATCGTTAAGAGGACAAACAACGATACATTTCAACTTTTCATTGATATGAATAAATTTAATCCTCACTCCGAAAAAATGAGGAAAGAAGTAATTCAAGAATTTTCTAAAATTGATAGGATAATTTCTAATCGATTCAAGAATTGA
- the aroC gene encoding chorismate synthase, whose product MAGNSFGNFFRIMTFGESHGKMIGVVIDGLKPNLEIDISEIQRELDRRRPGQSSVTTQRKESDTVQVVSGIFEGKTTGTPICMIIKNEDYRTSDYENIKNIFRPGHGGYTFLKKYGIYDYRGGGRTSGRETAARVAAGAVAKQLLKKRGIKILAYTKQIGDISIQSFDENEIEKNPVRCPDKNAALKMIDLIEKVKREGDSVGGVIEIKVQGLPAGYGEPVFDKLEADFAKALMSIGAVRGFEIGSGFKSAEMKGSECNDQFRINQETGEVETITNHSGGVQAGISNGAEIIMRIAVKPTSSISKKQRSVTYNGQEVEFQIEGRHDPCICPRIVPVAESMTALVLIDHILMQEQIQNTENKLDELRKRIDLVDQQILLLLSARNDFVKKVAQLKKENGIPVYDEFREKQLINDWIGSSKILGLSEEFVKSILELIISESRRIQKEIIE is encoded by the coding sequence ATGGCTGGAAATTCATTTGGTAACTTTTTTAGGATAATGACTTTCGGCGAAAGTCATGGTAAAATGATTGGTGTGGTAATTGATGGATTAAAACCTAATCTCGAAATTGATATCTCCGAAATTCAAAGAGAATTGGACCGAAGAAGACCAGGTCAAAGTTCTGTTACAACACAAAGAAAAGAATCAGATACAGTCCAAGTTGTTTCTGGAATCTTTGAAGGGAAAACGACCGGCACTCCAATTTGTATGATAATTAAAAACGAAGATTACAGAACTTCTGACTATGAAAATATAAAAAATATATTTAGACCTGGTCATGGTGGCTACACATTCCTTAAAAAATATGGAATCTATGATTATCGTGGTGGCGGCAGAACATCCGGTAGAGAAACAGCAGCAAGAGTTGCTGCTGGTGCAGTCGCAAAGCAATTACTCAAAAAAAGAGGTATCAAAATTTTAGCATACACAAAACAAATAGGAGATATTTCAATTCAAAGTTTCGATGAAAATGAAATTGAGAAAAATCCTGTTCGTTGTCCCGACAAAAACGCAGCATTAAAAATGATTGACTTAATTGAAAAAGTAAAAAGAGAGGGTGATTCAGTTGGCGGAGTAATAGAAATAAAAGTTCAAGGACTTCCTGCTGGATATGGTGAACCTGTTTTCGATAAACTTGAAGCTGATTTTGCAAAAGCTTTAATGTCAATTGGTGCAGTTCGTGGTTTTGAGATTGGAAGTGGATTCAAATCAGCTGAAATGAAAGGGAGTGAATGCAATGATCAGTTTAGAATAAATCAAGAAACAGGCGAAGTTGAAACAATTACAAATCACAGCGGTGGAGTGCAAGCTGGAATTTCCAACGGTGCGGAAATTATAATGAGGATAGCTGTTAAACCCACTTCATCAATTTCAAAAAAGCAGAGAAGTGTAACCTACAATGGACAGGAGGTCGAATTTCAAATTGAAGGAAGACACGATCCCTGTATCTGTCCTCGTATTGTACCAGTGGCCGAGTCAATGACTGCTCTCGTTTTGATTGACCATATTTTAATGCAAGAACAAATTCAAAATACTGAAAATAAGTTGGATGAATTGAGAAAGAGAATTGATTTGGTAGACCAGCAAATACTCCTCTTATTAAGCGCAAGAAATGATTTTGTCAAAAAAGTAGCTCAATTAAAAAAAGAAAATGGAATTCCTGTTTATGACGAGTTTAGAGAAAAGCAGCTGATCAATGACTGGATTGGTTCATCCAAAATCTTAGGACTCAGTGAAGAATTTGTAAAATCAATCTTAGAGTTAATAATCAGTGAATCCCGAAGAATTCAAAAGGAAATAATTGAATGA